A section of the Flavobacteriales bacterium genome encodes:
- a CDS encoding patatin-like phospholipase family protein — protein MRARLLHLLLLLLPFGGQAQTVGVVLSGGGASAMTHIGVLMALEDHGIPIDFITGSSMGALVGAMYAAGYSPHEIDSLFRTDLYRTMAEGGVEDRYTYFFKHDQPDASVINVKIDLDTLLQTSLPTNLRSPVLIDFEQMRGFAGASAASSHDMDSLFVPFRCVASDITAQRPVLFRRGDLARAVRASMSYPFYFKPIRVDGHLMMDGGLYNNFPSDIMYEEFLPDVIIGSNVASNSAPPSEDDLLSQLKAMLQEPTDYSVRCDNGLIIEPRTSTGLFDFSRIGPTIEEGYAAAMEWMPEIEALIARRTGAAEVAERRAAFRARWPQLRFGALEVTGLRKGRARYVERMLTDRDGGIDERRLKSLYFRLHDDDNIGRLYPSALYRPERGDFDLRVDVGAEKDLHARFGGMFSSRPINTGMVGLRYNLFGRWSSSLQALSWFGKFYAAGQVRLRADLPTAAPLYLEPLFTIHRMDHFRSFATFFDEVRPSFVVLRETWGGVNAGLGLGNKGRMRVDVKYGQTRDSYYQRIDFSPTDTADVTELSHWTGGLIAERNSLNRKQHANAGEQLKFEARYVSGQERTEPGSTNSQRDLVRDQHDWFFLKATLDKYFLPRGMFKFGGLVEALYSNYPFFANYTATVARAPVFQPTPESRTYFLENFRAQQYIAGGLRTIIAVARNRFDLRLEGYVFQPYRAVLRTADDEPEAGLAVSDRAYLASGSLIYQSPVGPIWFNTSYIDGLPEPWAFSLNFGYVIFAQRSWE, from the coding sequence ATGCGCGCTCGGCTCCTGCACCTGCTTCTGCTGCTGCTGCCCTTCGGGGGCCAGGCCCAGACCGTGGGTGTGGTGCTCAGCGGTGGCGGTGCCTCGGCCATGACGCACATCGGCGTGCTGATGGCCTTGGAGGACCACGGCATCCCCATCGACTTCATCACCGGCAGCAGCATGGGGGCCCTGGTGGGCGCGATGTACGCCGCCGGCTATTCCCCGCACGAGATCGACAGCCTGTTCCGGACGGACCTCTACCGCACGATGGCGGAGGGCGGCGTGGAGGACCGCTATACCTACTTCTTCAAGCACGACCAGCCGGACGCCTCGGTGATCAACGTGAAGATCGACCTGGACACGCTGTTGCAGACCTCCCTGCCCACCAACCTCCGCAGCCCGGTGCTGATCGATTTCGAGCAGATGCGCGGCTTCGCCGGCGCCAGTGCGGCCAGTAGCCACGACATGGACAGCCTCTTCGTGCCCTTCCGCTGTGTGGCGAGCGACATCACCGCGCAGCGGCCGGTGCTGTTCCGCCGTGGCGACCTGGCGCGGGCCGTGCGCGCCAGCATGAGCTACCCGTTCTACTTCAAGCCGATCAGGGTGGACGGGCACCTGATGATGGACGGGGGCCTGTACAACAATTTCCCCAGCGACATCATGTACGAGGAGTTCCTGCCCGACGTGATCATCGGCAGCAACGTGGCCAGCAACTCCGCACCGCCCAGCGAGGACGACCTGTTGAGCCAGTTGAAGGCGATGTTGCAGGAACCGACCGATTACTCGGTGCGGTGCGATAACGGGCTCATCATCGAACCGCGCACCAGCACGGGCCTCTTCGATTTCAGCCGCATCGGTCCCACGATCGAGGAGGGCTACGCCGCGGCGATGGAGTGGATGCCGGAGATCGAGGCGCTGATCGCCCGGCGCACCGGTGCCGCGGAGGTGGCCGAGCGGCGCGCGGCCTTCCGGGCCCGCTGGCCGCAGCTCCGGTTCGGCGCCCTGGAGGTCACCGGCCTGCGCAAGGGGCGGGCCCGATATGTGGAACGCATGCTCACCGACCGCGACGGGGGCATCGACGAGCGCCGACTCAAGAGCCTGTACTTCCGGCTGCACGATGACGACAACATCGGGCGCCTTTACCCGTCCGCGCTCTACCGGCCCGAACGGGGCGACTTCGACCTGCGCGTGGACGTGGGCGCCGAAAAGGACCTGCACGCCCGGTTCGGGGGCATGTTCTCCTCACGGCCCATCAACACGGGCATGGTGGGGCTGCGCTACAACCTCTTCGGCCGCTGGAGCTCCTCGCTGCAGGCGCTCTCGTGGTTCGGCAAGTTCTATGCGGCCGGCCAGGTGCGCCTGCGCGCCGACCTGCCCACCGCGGCGCCCCTCTACCTCGAGCCGTTGTTCACGATCCACCGCATGGACCACTTCCGCAGTTTCGCCACCTTCTTCGACGAGGTGCGGCCCTCCTTCGTGGTGCTGCGTGAGACCTGGGGCGGAGTGAACGCCGGCCTGGGCCTGGGCAACAAGGGCCGCATGCGGGTGGATGTGAAATACGGCCAGACACGGGACAGTTACTACCAGCGTATCGATTTCAGCCCCACCGATACGGCGGACGTCACCGAGCTCTCCCACTGGACGGGCGGGCTCATCGCCGAGCGGAACTCGCTGAACCGCAAGCAGCACGCCAACGCGGGGGAGCAGCTGAAGTTCGAGGCCCGGTACGTCTCCGGACAGGAACGTACGGAGCCGGGCTCGACCAACTCCCAGCGTGACCTGGTGCGGGACCAGCACGATTGGTTCTTCCTGAAGGCCACGCTGGACAAGTACTTCCTGCCGCGCGGCATGTTCAAGTTCGGCGGACTGGTGGAGGCGCTCTACAGCAACTATCCCTTCTTCGCGAACTATACGGCCACGGTGGCCCGTGCCCCGGTGTTCCAACCCACACCGGAGAGCAGGACCTATTTCCTGGAGAACTTCCGGGCCCAGCAGTACATCGCGGGCGGTCTGCGCACCATCATCGCCGTGGCGCGCAACCGGTTCGATCTGCGGCTGGAGGGGTACGTGTTCCAACCCTACCGGGCCGTCCTGCGCACGGCGGACGATGAGCCCGAGGCGGGCCTTGCCGTGAGCGACCGGGCCTACCTGGCCTCCGGTTCGCTGATCTACCAGAGCCCGGTGGGCCCCATCTGGTTCAACACCAGCTACATCGACGGCCTGCCCGAGCCGTGGGCCTTCAGCCTCAATTTCGGCTACGTGATCTTCGCCCAGCGCAGCTGGGAATGA
- a CDS encoding DUF3467 domain-containing protein, whose product MSDPKDQPRPNQLNIEISEEVADGVYSNLAIITHSNSEFVLDFVRVMPGVPKAKVRARILLTPQHAKRLMRALADNVQKFEQVHGPIRESEMPEVPMNFGGPTAQA is encoded by the coding sequence ATGTCAGACCCCAAGGACCAACCCCGCCCCAACCAACTGAACATCGAGATCAGCGAGGAAGTGGCGGATGGTGTGTACAGCAACCTCGCCATCATCACCCACAGCAACTCGGAGTTCGTGCTCGATTTCGTGCGCGTGATGCCCGGTGTGCCCAAGGCCAAGGTGCGGGCCCGGATCCTGCTGACCCCGCAGCACGCCAAGCGGCTCATGCGCGCCCTGGCGGACAACGTGCAGAAGTTCGAGCAGGTGCACGGCCCCATCCGCGAGAGCGAGATGCCGGAGGTGCCCATGAACTTCGGCGGGCCCACGGCGCAGGCCTGA
- the rpoC gene encoding DNA-directed RNA polymerase subunit beta', with protein sequence MKKEVKLNSNFNKIVISLASPELILERSHGEVIKPETINYRTYKPERDGLFCERIFGPVKDFECHCGKYKRIRYKGIVCDRCGVEVTEKKVRRERMGHIQLVVPVAHIWYFRSLPNKIGYLLGLPTKKLDQIIYYERYVVVQPGLAKNKEGNPVQYLDFLTEEEYLDILDQLGKENQYLDDADPNKFIARMGADALQELLKRLDLDGLSYDLRHKANTETSQQRKNEALKRLNVVEAFRDANSRRENKPEWMIVKVVPVIPPELRPLVPLDGGRFATSDLNDLYRRVIIRNNRLKRLMEIKAPEVILRNEKRMLQEAVDSLFDNSRKSSAVKSESNRPLKSLSDSLKGKQGRFRQNLLGKRVDYSARSVIVVGPELKLHECGLPKDMAAELFKPFIIRKLIERGIVKTVKSAKKIVDKKEPVVWDILENVLKGHPVLLNRAPTLHRLGIQAFQPKLIEGKAIQLHPLVCTAFNADFDGDQMAVHVPLGHAAILEAQLLMLASHNILNPANGAPIAVPSQDMVLGLYYITKGRKSDKERTMKGEGRSFYSPEELIIAYNEGQVDLHSWIKVRWTDPKTGTSRMIETTCGRVLFNEVVPDEVGFINELLTKKALRDIIGLVLKECGTAKAAQFLDDIKELGFMSAFRGGLSFNLMDVVVPDEKDKLVGAAQKEVDEVTNNYNMGLITNNERYNQTIDIWTHTNSKVTFSLMERIKSDKQGFNSIYMMMDSGARGSKEQIRQLSGMRGLMAKPQKSGGGGGQDIIENPILSNFKEGLSILEYFISTHGARKGLADTALKTADAGYLTRRLVDVAQDVVITTEDCGTLRGLVATALKKNEEVVESLHDRILGRTAVHDIHHPQTGELLVSGGEQITEDIAAAIGASPIEEVEIRSVLTCEQKQGVCGKCYGRNLATGRKVQMGEAVGVIAAQSIGEPGTQLTLRTFHVGGVAGKITEESQITAKYDGILEIDELRTVKKKDRKGDDAEVVISRSTEMRIVDSNTGIVLTTSNVPYGAYLYGKPGKVKKGDVICTWDPYNAVIISELAGSLSFESIEESVTYREEIDEQTGFTEKVIVESRDKKKNPTIRIMDPKGKEELKSYSLPVGAHIIVEDGQKIEAGDVLVKIPRTSGKGGDITGGLPRVTELFEARNPSNPAIVSEIDGIISYGKIKRGNREIIVESRTGERKYYLVPLSKHILVQENDFVKAGQPLSDGSISPTDILDIQGPTRVQEYLVDEVQEVYRMQGVKINDKHFEVIVRQMMRKVEIEDPGDTRFLEKQAVNKTEFMEENDDLFDKMVVTDAGDSSTMKEGQMVTMRRLRDENSVLKRKDQKLVEARAARPATARTLLQGITRASLQTDSFISAASFQETTKVLNEAAVNAKEDHLNGLKENVIVGHLIPAGTGTRRFQEVTVYNKEEYARMMADNLAAQEIDE encoded by the coding sequence ATGAAGAAGGAGGTCAAGCTCAACAGCAACTTCAACAAGATCGTCATCAGCCTCGCCAGCCCGGAGCTGATCCTGGAGCGCAGCCACGGGGAGGTGATCAAGCCCGAGACGATCAACTACCGCACCTACAAGCCCGAGCGCGACGGCCTGTTCTGCGAACGCATCTTCGGTCCCGTCAAGGACTTCGAATGCCACTGCGGCAAGTACAAGCGCATCCGCTACAAGGGGATCGTGTGCGACCGCTGCGGCGTGGAGGTCACCGAGAAGAAGGTGCGCCGCGAGCGCATGGGCCACATCCAGCTGGTGGTGCCCGTGGCCCACATCTGGTACTTCCGCAGCCTGCCCAACAAGATCGGCTACCTGCTGGGCCTGCCCACCAAGAAGCTCGACCAGATCATCTACTACGAGCGTTACGTGGTGGTGCAACCGGGTCTGGCCAAGAACAAGGAGGGCAACCCCGTGCAGTACCTGGACTTCCTCACCGAGGAGGAGTACCTGGACATCCTGGACCAGCTGGGCAAGGAGAACCAGTACCTGGACGATGCCGACCCCAACAAGTTCATCGCCCGCATGGGCGCCGACGCGCTGCAGGAACTGCTCAAGCGCCTCGACCTCGACGGCTTGAGCTACGACCTGCGCCACAAGGCCAACACCGAGACGAGCCAGCAGCGGAAGAACGAGGCCCTCAAGCGCCTGAACGTGGTGGAGGCGTTCCGTGACGCCAACAGCCGCCGCGAGAACAAGCCCGAGTGGATGATCGTGAAGGTGGTGCCCGTGATCCCGCCCGAGCTGCGGCCCCTGGTGCCCCTGGACGGCGGCCGTTTCGCTACCAGCGACCTGAACGACCTGTACCGCCGTGTGATCATCCGCAACAACCGCCTCAAGCGCCTGATGGAGATCAAGGCGCCCGAGGTGATCCTGCGCAACGAGAAGCGCATGCTCCAGGAGGCCGTCGACAGCCTGTTCGACAACAGCCGCAAGAGCAGCGCCGTGAAGAGCGAGAGCAACCGCCCGCTGAAGTCGCTGAGCGATTCGCTCAAGGGCAAGCAGGGCCGCTTCCGCCAGAACCTCCTCGGCAAGCGCGTGGACTACAGCGCCCGTTCCGTGATCGTGGTGGGCCCCGAGCTCAAGCTGCATGAGTGCGGCCTGCCCAAGGACATGGCCGCCGAGCTCTTCAAGCCGTTCATCATCCGCAAGCTCATTGAGCGGGGGATCGTGAAGACGGTGAAGAGCGCCAAGAAGATCGTGGACAAGAAGGAGCCCGTGGTGTGGGACATCCTGGAGAACGTGCTCAAGGGCCACCCCGTGCTGCTGAACCGCGCTCCGACGCTGCACCGCCTCGGCATCCAGGCCTTCCAGCCCAAGCTGATCGAGGGCAAGGCCATCCAGCTGCACCCGCTGGTGTGCACGGCCTTCAACGCCGACTTCGACGGTGACCAGATGGCCGTGCACGTGCCCCTGGGCCACGCCGCCATCCTGGAGGCGCAGCTGCTGATGCTGGCCAGCCACAACATCCTGAACCCGGCCAACGGCGCGCCCATCGCGGTGCCCAGCCAGGACATGGTGCTCGGCCTGTACTACATCACCAAGGGCCGCAAGAGCGACAAGGAGCGCACCATGAAGGGCGAGGGTCGCAGCTTCTACAGCCCCGAGGAGCTCATCATCGCCTACAACGAGGGCCAGGTGGACCTGCACAGCTGGATCAAGGTGCGCTGGACCGATCCCAAGACGGGCACGTCGCGCATGATCGAGACCACCTGCGGCCGTGTGCTCTTCAACGAGGTGGTGCCCGACGAGGTGGGCTTCATCAACGAACTGCTCACCAAGAAGGCGCTGCGCGACATCATCGGCCTGGTGCTGAAGGAGTGCGGCACGGCCAAGGCGGCGCAGTTCCTGGACGACATCAAGGAGCTGGGCTTCATGAGCGCCTTCCGCGGCGGTCTCAGCTTCAACCTGATGGACGTGGTGGTGCCCGACGAGAAGGACAAGCTGGTCGGCGCCGCCCAGAAGGAGGTGGACGAGGTGACCAACAACTACAACATGGGCCTCATCACCAACAACGAGCGGTACAACCAGACGATCGATATCTGGACGCACACCAACTCGAAGGTGACGTTCAGCCTCATGGAGCGCATCAAGAGCGACAAACAGGGCTTCAACTCCATCTACATGATGATGGACAGCGGCGCCCGCGGATCGAAGGAGCAGATCCGTCAGCTCAGCGGCATGCGGGGCCTGATGGCCAAGCCCCAGAAGAGCGGCGGAGGCGGCGGTCAGGACATCATCGAGAACCCCATCCTGTCCAACTTCAAGGAGGGCCTCTCCATCCTGGAGTACTTCATCAGCACCCACGGTGCGCGGAAAGGCCTGGCCGATACGGCCCTCAAGACCGCCGATGCCGGCTACCTCACCCGCCGTCTGGTGGATGTGGCGCAGGACGTGGTGATCACCACCGAGGACTGCGGCACCCTGCGCGGCCTGGTGGCCACCGCCCTCAAGAAGAACGAGGAGGTGGTGGAGTCCCTGCACGACCGCATCCTGGGCCGCACCGCGGTGCACGACATCCATCATCCGCAGACCGGGGAGCTGCTGGTGTCCGGCGGTGAGCAGATCACCGAGGACATCGCGGCCGCCATCGGGGCGAGCCCCATCGAGGAGGTGGAGATCCGCAGCGTGCTCACCTGCGAACAGAAGCAGGGCGTGTGCGGCAAGTGCTACGGCCGCAACCTGGCCACGGGCCGCAAGGTGCAGATGGGCGAGGCCGTGGGCGTCATCGCCGCGCAGTCCATCGGCGAACCCGGCACGCAGCTCACCCTGCGCACCTTCCACGTGGGTGGTGTGGCCGGCAAGATCACCGAGGAGAGCCAGATCACGGCCAAGTACGACGGCATCCTGGAGATCGACGAGCTGCGCACCGTGAAGAAGAAGGACCGCAAGGGCGACGACGCCGAAGTGGTCATCAGCCGCAGCACCGAGATGCGCATCGTGGACAGCAACACGGGCATCGTGCTCACCACGAGCAACGTGCCCTACGGCGCCTACCTGTACGGCAAGCCGGGCAAGGTGAAGAAGGGCGACGTGATCTGCACCTGGGACCCGTACAACGCGGTGATCATCTCCGAGCTGGCGGGCAGCCTGTCCTTCGAGAGCATCGAGGAGAGCGTGACGTACCGCGAGGAGATCGACGAGCAGACGGGCTTCACCGAGAAGGTGATCGTGGAGAGCCGCGACAAGAAGAAGAACCCGACCATCCGCATCATGGACCCCAAGGGCAAGGAGGAGCTGAAGAGCTACAGCCTGCCGGTGGGCGCCCACATCATCGTGGAGGACGGCCAGAAGATCGAGGCCGGCGACGTGCTGGTGAAGATCCCGCGGACCAGCGGCAAGGGCGGTGACATCACCGGCGGTCTGCCGCGCGTGACGGAGCTTTTCGAGGCCCGCAACCCGAGCAACCCGGCCATCGTCAGCGAGATCGACGGCATCATCTCCTACGGCAAGATCAAGCGCGGCAACCGCGAGATCATCGTGGAGAGCCGCACCGGCGAGCGCAAGTACTACCTGGTGCCGCTGAGCAAGCACATCCTGGTGCAGGAGAACGACTTCGTGAAGGCCGGTCAGCCCCTGAGCGATGGTTCCATCAGCCCCACCGACATCCTGGACATCCAGGGCCCCACCCGCGTGCAGGAGTACCTTGTGGACGAGGTGCAGGAGGTGTACCGCATGCAGGGCGTGAAGATCAACGACAAGCACTTCGAGGTGATCGTGCGCCAGATGATGCGGAAGGTGGAGATCGAGGACCCCGGCGACACCCGCTTCCTGGAGAAACAGGCCGTGAACAAGACCGAGTTCATGGAGGAGAACGACGACCTGTTCGACAAGATGGTGGTGACCGACGCCGGCGACAGCAGCACCATGAAGGAGGGCCAGATGGTGACCATGCGCAGGCTGCGCGATGAGAACAGCGTGCTGAAGCGCAAGGACCAGAAGCTGGTGGAGGCCCGCGCCGCCCGCCCGGCCACGGCCCGCACCCTGCTCCAGGGCATCACGCGCGCCAGCCTGCAGACCGACAGCTTCATCAGTGCCGCCTCCTTCCAGGAGACCACCAAGGTGCTGAACGAGGCCGCCGTGAACGCCAAGGAGGATCACCTCAACGGCCTCAAGGAGAACGTCATCGTGGGCCATCTCATCCCCGCCGGTACCGGCACCCGCCGCTTCCAGGAGGTCACCGTGTACAACAAGGAGGAGTATGCCCGCATGATGGCGGACAACCTGGCCGCCCAGGAGATCGATGAGTAA
- the rpoB gene encoding DNA-directed RNA polymerase subunit beta: protein MAQAKTISKKSKRIDFGSNPLPTPYPDFLEIQLKSFEEFFQIETLPENRVSEGLFKVFSENFPITDTRNQFVLEFLDYFIDPPRYSIDECIERGLTYSVPLKAKLKLYCTDPEHEDFETIVQDVYLGQIPYMTPRGSFVVNGAERVVVSQLHRSPGVFFGQSRHANGTKLYSARVIPFKGSWIEFATDINGVMYAYIDRKKKLPVTTLLRAIGFESDKDILNIFGLADEVKVTKAAMKEAVGRKLAARVLKTWVEDFVDEDTGEVVSIERNEVLIDRETVIEEHHVEQIVDSGAKTIILHKAGVNAADYALIYNTLQKDTSNSEKEAVEVIYRQLRNAEPPDLETARGVIDKLFFSEQRYDLGEVGRYRINKKLGLESELSVRVLTKEDIISIIRYLIELVNSKADVDDIDHLSNRRVRTVGEQLHAQFGVGLARMARTIRERMNVRDNEVFTPTDLINAKTLSSVINSFFGTNQLSQFMDQTNPLAEITHKRRMSALGPGGLSRERAGFEVRDVHYTHYGRLCTIETPEGPNIGLISSLCVYSKINSLGFIETPYRPVTEGKVDLKAEPVYLSAEEEDNKMIAQANAQVTPEGEFNSNRVKARLMGDFPVVAPKEINLMDVAPNQIASIAASLIPFLEHNDANRALMGSNMMRQAVPLLRPESPIVGTGLEELVARDSRVLLTAEGEGVVKYVDSDRIVIEYKRTEEDRIVSFHGDEKEYKLTKFLKTNQSTCINLRPIVRKGEKVTTGQTLCEGYATQDGELAIGRNLLVAFMPWKGYNFEDAIVISERVAREDIFTSIHIDEYIMEVRDTKRGLEELTADIPNVSEEATKDLDEHGLIRIGAEINEGDILIGKITPKGETDPSPEEKLLRAIFGDKAGDVKDASLKAPPSTKGVVIDKKLFSRAIKDKKGKTNEKAVLEAIDKDYEKELGELKNVLIDKMMQLLNGQASNGVYNKYKEEQIKKGVKFTPKVLQAIDFITVDPTNWTADKKVNELVRQLIHNYNIKHNDISGVYKRKKFQVSIGDELPAGIVKLAKVYVAAKRKLAIGDKMAGRHGNKGIVARIVRDADMPYLEDGTPVDIVLNPLGVPSRMNLGQIYETVLGWAGLRLGRKYATPIFDGATLDEIHAQTDEAGVPRFGRTFLHDGGTGQRFDQPATVGVIYMIKLAHMVDDKMHARSIGPYSLITQQPLGGKAQFGGQRFGEMEVWALEAFGASNILQEILTVKSDDVVGRAKAYESIVKGEPLPTPGIPESFNVLLHELRGLALNVSLE from the coding sequence ATGGCCCAGGCGAAGACCATCAGCAAGAAGAGCAAGCGCATCGACTTCGGCTCGAACCCCCTGCCGACCCCGTATCCCGACTTCCTCGAGATCCAGCTCAAGAGCTTCGAGGAGTTCTTCCAGATCGAGACCCTCCCCGAGAACCGCGTCAGCGAGGGCCTCTTCAAGGTGTTCTCGGAGAACTTCCCGATCACCGACACGCGCAACCAGTTCGTGCTGGAGTTCCTCGATTACTTCATCGACCCTCCGCGGTACAGCATCGATGAGTGCATCGAACGGGGCCTCACCTACAGCGTGCCCCTCAAGGCCAAGCTGAAGCTCTACTGCACCGACCCCGAGCACGAGGATTTCGAGACCATCGTGCAGGACGTGTACCTGGGCCAGATCCCCTACATGACCCCGCGCGGCAGCTTCGTGGTGAACGGGGCCGAGCGCGTGGTGGTGAGCCAGCTGCACCGCAGCCCCGGCGTGTTCTTCGGCCAGAGCCGCCACGCCAACGGCACCAAGCTCTACAGCGCCCGGGTGATCCCGTTCAAGGGTTCGTGGATCGAGTTCGCCACGGACATCAACGGGGTGATGTACGCCTACATCGACCGCAAAAAGAAGCTGCCGGTGACCACGCTGCTGCGCGCCATCGGCTTCGAGAGCGACAAGGACATCCTCAACATCTTCGGCCTGGCCGACGAGGTGAAGGTGACCAAGGCCGCCATGAAGGAGGCCGTGGGCCGCAAGCTCGCCGCCCGTGTGCTCAAGACCTGGGTGGAGGACTTCGTGGACGAGGACACCGGCGAGGTGGTGAGCATCGAGCGCAACGAGGTGCTCATCGACCGCGAGACGGTGATCGAGGAGCACCATGTGGAGCAGATCGTGGACAGCGGCGCCAAGACCATCATCCTGCACAAGGCCGGGGTGAACGCCGCCGACTACGCCCTCATCTACAACACCCTGCAGAAGGACACCTCCAACTCCGAGAAGGAGGCCGTGGAGGTGATCTACCGCCAGCTCCGCAACGCCGAACCGCCCGATCTGGAGACCGCCCGCGGGGTGATCGACAAGCTGTTCTTCAGCGAGCAGCGCTACGACCTGGGCGAGGTGGGCCGCTACCGCATCAACAAGAAGCTGGGCCTGGAGAGCGAGCTCAGCGTGCGCGTGCTCACCAAGGAGGACATCATCAGCATCATCCGCTACCTGATCGAGCTGGTGAACTCCAAGGCCGATGTGGACGACATCGACCACCTGAGCAACCGCCGCGTGCGCACCGTGGGCGAACAGCTGCACGCCCAGTTCGGCGTGGGTCTGGCCCGCATGGCCCGCACCATCCGCGAGCGCATGAACGTGCGCGACAACGAGGTGTTCACGCCCACCGACCTGATCAACGCCAAGACCCTGAGCTCGGTGATCAACTCGTTCTTCGGAACGAACCAGCTCAGCCAGTTCATGGACCAGACCAACCCGCTGGCCGAGATCACCCACAAGCGCCGCATGAGCGCCCTGGGCCCCGGCGGTCTGAGCCGCGAGCGCGCCGGCTTCGAGGTGCGTGACGTGCACTACACCCACTACGGCCGCCTGTGCACCATCGAGACCCCTGAAGGCCCGAACATCGGTCTGATCAGCAGCCTCTGCGTGTACAGCAAGATCAACAGCCTGGGCTTCATCGAAACACCCTACCGCCCGGTGACCGAGGGCAAGGTGGACCTGAAGGCCGAGCCGGTGTACCTGAGCGCCGAGGAGGAGGACAACAAGATGATCGCCCAGGCCAACGCCCAGGTGACCCCCGAAGGCGAGTTCAACAGCAACCGGGTGAAGGCCCGCCTGATGGGCGACTTCCCGGTGGTGGCGCCCAAGGAGATCAACCTCATGGACGTGGCGCCCAACCAGATCGCCTCCATCGCCGCCAGCCTGATCCCCTTCCTGGAGCACAACGACGCCAACCGCGCGCTGATGGGCTCCAACATGATGCGCCAGGCCGTGCCGCTGCTGCGGCCCGAGAGCCCCATCGTGGGCACCGGCCTGGAGGAGCTCGTGGCCCGCGACAGCCGCGTACTGCTCACCGCCGAGGGCGAGGGCGTGGTGAAGTACGTGGACAGCGACCGCATCGTGATCGAGTACAAACGCACCGAGGAGGACCGCATCGTGAGCTTCCACGGCGACGAGAAGGAGTACAAACTCACCAAGTTCCTCAAGACCAACCAGAGCACCTGCATCAACCTGCGCCCCATCGTGCGCAAGGGCGAGAAGGTGACCACCGGGCAGACGCTGTGCGAGGGTTACGCCACGCAGGATGGCGAACTGGCCATCGGCCGCAACCTGCTGGTGGCCTTCATGCCCTGGAAGGGCTACAACTTCGAGGACGCCATCGTGATCAGCGAGCGCGTGGCCCGCGAGGACATCTTCACCTCCATCCACATCGATGAGTACATCATGGAGGTGCGCGACACCAAGCGCGGCCTGGAGGAGCTCACCGCGGACATCCCCAACGTGAGCGAGGAGGCCACGAAGGACCTTGACGAGCACGGCCTGATCCGCATCGGCGCCGAGATCAACGAGGGTGACATCCTCATCGGCAAGATCACCCCGAAGGGCGAGACCGACCCCAGCCCCGAGGAGAAGCTCCTGCGCGCCATCTTCGGCGACAAGGCCGGCGATGTGAAGGACGCCTCCCTGAAGGCGCCCCCGAGCACCAAGGGCGTGGTCATCGACAAGAAGCTCTTCAGCCGTGCCATCAAGGACAAGAAGGGCAAGACCAACGAGAAGGCCGTGCTGGAGGCCATCGACAAGGACTACGAGAAGGAGCTGGGCGAGCTGAAGAACGTGCTCATCGACAAGATGATGCAGCTCCTGAACGGCCAGGCCTCCAACGGCGTGTACAACAAGTACAAGGAGGAGCAGATCAAGAAGGGCGTCAAGTTCACCCCCAAGGTCCTGCAGGCCATCGATTTCATCACCGTGGACCCCACCAACTGGACCGCGGACAAGAAGGTGAACGAACTGGTCCGTCAGCTCATCCACAACTACAACATCAAGCACAACGACATCAGCGGCGTTTACAAGCGCAAGAAGTTCCAGGTGAGCATCGGCGACGAGCTGCCCGCAGGCATCGTGAAGCTGGCCAAGGTGTACGTGGCCGCCAAGCGCAAGCTGGCGATCGGCGACAAGATGGCCGGCCGCCACGGCAACAAGGGCATCGTGGCCCGCATCGTGCGCGACGCGGACATGCCCTACCTGGAGGACGGAACGCCGGTGGACATCGTGCTGAACCCGCTGGGCGTGCCGAGTCGCATGAACCTCGGCCAGATCTATGAGACCGTGCTGGGCTGGGCCGGCCTGAGGCTGGGCCGCAAGTACGCCACACCCATCTTCGACGGCGCCACGCTGGACGAGATCCACGCGCAGACGGACGAGGCCGGCGTGCCCCGCTTCGGCCGCACCTTCCTGCACGATGGCGGCACCGGCCAGCGCTTCGACCAGCCCGCCACCGTGGGCGTGATCTACATGATCAAGCTGGCCCACATGGTGGACGACAAGATGCACGCACGCTCCATCGGCCCCTACAGCCTCATCACCCAGCAGCCGCTCGGTGGCAAGGCCCAGTTCGGCGGCCAGCGCTTCGGCGAAATGGAGGTGTGGGCGCTGGAGGCCTTCGGCGCCAGCAACATCCTGCAGGAGATCCTCACCGTGAAGAGCGACGACGTGGTGGGCCGTGCCAAGGCCTACGAGAGCATCGTGAAGGGCGAACCCCTGCCCACCCCGGGCATCCCCGAGTCCTTCAACGTGCTTCTTCACGAACTGCGCGGCCTCGCGCTCAACGTGTCGCTCGAATGA
- the rplL gene encoding 50S ribosomal protein L7/L12: protein MADIKALGDQLVSLTVKEVNDLAQYLKDEYKIEPAAAAVAVAAGGAAAGGGEAAPAKTSFDVILKSGGQNKLAVVKLVKELSGLGLKEAKDLVDGAPKPLKEGVSKEEAESIKQQLTEAGAEVEVK, encoded by the coding sequence ATGGCAGACATCAAAGCCCTGGGCGATCAGCTCGTGAGCCTCACCGTGAAGGAGGTGAACGACCTGGCCCAGTACCTGAAGGACGAATACAAGATCGAGCCCGCCGCCGCAGCCGTGGCCGTGGCCGCCGGTGGCGCCGCCGCCGGTGGTGGTGAGGCCGCCCCCGCCAAGACCAGCTTCGACGTGATCCTGAAATCCGGCGGACAGAACAAGCTCGCCGTGGTGAAGCTGGTGAAGGAACTTTCGGGCCTCGGCCTGAAGGAGGCCAAGGACCTGGTGGACGGCGCTCCCAAGCCGCTGAAGGAGGGCGTCTCCAAGGAGGAGGCAGAGTCCATCAAGCAGCAACTGACGGAGGCCGGCGCAGAGGTCGAGGTCAAGTAA